In the Roseibium sp. HPY-6 genome, one interval contains:
- a CDS encoding DUF1963 domain-containing protein, with translation MRPASPGFVVRADRIQEVLENTNNRTVRRVKKPAAEALYQQAAIQEPVTSPAVKAPAAARVPLPASNSHRTDVQDMPETVLETVSVVLRRQVPIRGDEAPRSWFGGLPMMPENVPWPTSISRDQPQKGEFPLHFLAQLSCADLPEDLWGGLGPRSGWLLFFFDPNSCEPESGGEGYRVIYTKTLGVERQAPADLGPVYDGTYSGPQYRHLEGVDAIPDTWRRWPVDFVTVPNRVIEDSGFARVTPEHFEETLYPGQEHCESERPPVPEPFTQQMILAVLTSIETRLGKHPLKPALPDTALDGLRDADVFQTLKIDTPDLKEKILALESSLQAFGDPDVEGTEIDDARDRLADLKDRLESGLRLTALMDRYPSADSLLDYQRDTGSANNRWREGALRDLRDMIDQVRSQDPDNAVSPHDWASIKTYLQETGTSFFNFFDLGQVRDPGSRYSALEKKVSLWDLYDPGYVQLWEFVADYHADPERRNLIPPETLRGFEPYWRRLCQNRPHRVGGEFDALQSSPRAGPTDRVLLLHLAGDVAMNWTWGDAGIVYFWISPQDLASGRFENTEAVLECY, from the coding sequence TTGCGTCCTGCGTCGCCAGGCTTTGTCGTGCGCGCCGACCGTATTCAGGAGGTGCTCGAAAACACCAATAACCGAACCGTGCGCAGGGTCAAAAAGCCCGCTGCAGAAGCCCTTTACCAGCAAGCTGCGATTCAAGAGCCGGTCACTTCTCCGGCGGTGAAAGCGCCTGCGGCCGCGCGTGTCCCCCTGCCCGCGAGCAACAGCCATCGGACAGATGTGCAGGATATGCCCGAGACCGTTCTGGAAACAGTTTCGGTTGTGCTCCGCCGGCAAGTACCGATCCGGGGAGATGAAGCGCCGCGTTCGTGGTTCGGTGGTCTGCCCATGATGCCGGAGAACGTGCCCTGGCCGACGTCGATCTCGCGCGACCAACCGCAAAAAGGAGAGTTTCCGCTGCACTTTCTGGCGCAGCTTTCCTGCGCCGACCTGCCGGAAGATCTCTGGGGTGGCCTTGGACCACGCAGCGGCTGGCTGTTGTTTTTCTTCGACCCGAACTCCTGTGAACCGGAGAGCGGAGGCGAGGGCTACAGGGTGATTTATACCAAGACGCTTGGAGTGGAGCGGCAAGCGCCTGCGGATCTTGGACCCGTTTATGACGGTACCTATTCCGGACCGCAATACCGGCATCTGGAAGGTGTTGATGCCATACCCGACACGTGGCGCCGCTGGCCGGTCGATTTTGTGACAGTTCCAAACAGGGTGATCGAGGACAGCGGTTTCGCGCGGGTAACGCCTGAACACTTTGAAGAGACGCTTTATCCCGGTCAGGAACATTGCGAAAGCGAGCGGCCGCCGGTTCCTGAACCGTTCACACAGCAAATGATCCTTGCCGTGCTGACGTCCATCGAAACGCGTCTGGGCAAACACCCCCTCAAACCGGCGCTGCCCGACACGGCGCTGGATGGGTTGCGCGATGCCGATGTCTTCCAAACTCTCAAGATCGACACACCAGATCTCAAGGAAAAGATCCTTGCTCTTGAATCGAGTTTGCAGGCCTTTGGAGACCCGGATGTCGAAGGCACGGAGATCGACGATGCAAGGGACCGGCTTGCGGATTTGAAAGACCGCCTTGAAAGCGGGCTGAGGCTGACTGCATTGATGGACCGCTATCCGTCGGCGGACTCTCTGTTGGATTACCAGCGAGACACAGGCTCTGCCAACAACAGATGGCGTGAAGGGGCCTTGCGGGATCTGAGGGACATGATCGATCAGGTTCGCTCGCAGGATCCGGACAACGCGGTTTCGCCGCACGACTGGGCAAGCATCAAAACCTATCTTCAGGAAACGGGAACAAGCTTCTTCAACTTTTTCGACCTCGGTCAGGTGAGAGACCCGGGCTCCAGATATTCCGCGCTCGAAAAGAAAGTGTCCCTTTGGGATCTTTACGATCCCGGTTATGTGCAGCTTTGGGAATTTGTCGCCGACTACCATGCAGATCCGGAGCGCCGTAATCTTATTCCACCCGAAACTCTTCGCGGATTCGAACCTTACTGGCGCCGGCTTTGCCAGAACCGTCCGCACAGGGTTGGTGGAGAATTCGACGCCTTGCAATCCAGTCCCAGGGCCGGGCCAACCGACAGGGTGCTGCTTCTGCACCTTGCCGGCGATGTCGCCATGAACTGGACATGGGGCGACGCAGGCATTGTCTATTTCTGGATTTCACCGCAAGATCTGGCATCCGGCAGGTTTGAAAACACCGAGGCTGTCCTCGAGTGCTACTAG
- a CDS encoding VOC family protein, whose amino-acid sequence MTQSKSARISHIAPVLRVKDLSASLAYYRDSLLFQVAFEWADKEGDPVRYAVLEHGKSGVHLTQSDTPGGTTAYCFVEDIDGYHALAKSAGANITENIDDQPWGMREFETRDPDGNVLIFGEHKDNIAERNAPKHKHLKDSFWYHGILHPHDHTGSQS is encoded by the coding sequence ATGACGCAGTCGAAATCAGCAAGGATCTCGCACATTGCCCCCGTTCTCAGGGTAAAGGACCTGTCAGCTTCGCTCGCCTACTACCGGGACAGTCTTCTGTTCCAGGTTGCGTTCGAATGGGCGGACAAAGAGGGCGACCCGGTGCGCTATGCTGTCCTTGAGCATGGGAAATCGGGCGTGCATCTGACACAGAGCGATACTCCTGGTGGCACCACCGCCTATTGTTTTGTCGAAGATATTGACGGTTATCATGCCCTTGCGAAGTCAGCCGGGGCGAACATAACCGAGAATATCGATGATCAGCCATGGGGCATGCGCGAATTCGAAACCCGGGACCCGGACGGGAATGTCCTCATTTTCGGTGAGCACAAGGACAACATCGCTGAACGCAACGCGCCGAAGCACAAACACCTGAAAGACAGCTTCTGGTATCACGGCATCCTGCACCCGCATGATCATACCGGCTCGCAGAGCTGA
- the acnA gene encoding aconitate hydratase AcnA — protein MTQSLDSFKSKTTLQVGDKTYTYFSIPEAEKNGLDGVSKLPFSLKVVLENLLRFEDGRTVTKDDIFACAEWLKTKKSSQEISYRPARVLMQDFTGVPAVVDLAAMRDAAVKLGGDPEKVNPQVPVDLVIDHSVMVDYFGTKDAFKMNVDLEYERNRERYEFLRWGQSAFDNFRAVPPGTGICHQVNLEYLAQTVWTREEGGETVAYPDTLVGTDSHTTMVNGLAVLGWGVGGIEAEAAMLGQPISMLIPEVIGFKLSGKLNEGITATDLVLRVVEMLRQKGVVGKFVEFYGPGLDNLSLEDAATIANMAPEYGATCGFFPVDRETLKYLEATGRDKDRVALVEEYSKAQGMFRAGGEEPEFSDTLELDISTVVPSVSGPKRPQDRINLSDAATGFAKTMADEFKKADELTKRVAVEGKDHDLGNGDVVIAAITSCTNTSNPSVLIGAGLVARNALKKGLNVKPWVKTSLAPGSQVVTDYLEKAGLQDDLDALGFDLAGYGCTTCIGNSGPLDPAISAAVNDNDLIACSVLSGNRNFEGRVNPDVRANYLASPPLVVAYAIAGSLNVNITEDSLGDDQDGNPVYLKDIWPTTEEISDLIRSSITEDMFRVRYGDVFKGDKQWQDIKVEGGLTYGWPVSSTYVQNPPYFEGMTMEPTPLEDIENAAVMGLFLDSITTDHISPAGAIKFDSPAGTYLSQHQVAQKDFNSYGSRRGNHEVMMRGTFGNIRIKNQMVPGVEGGVTMKDGKKEWIYDACMEYKEAGTPLVIFAGKEYGTGSSRDWAAKGTKLLGVRAVITQSFERIHRSNLVGMGVIPLTFKDGESWQSHGIKGTERVTIKGIADIKPRQMMDVEVTYEDGTTKTIECLCRVDTEDELEYIKAGGILHYVLRNLVSS, from the coding sequence GTGACCCAGTCCCTCGACAGTTTCAAGTCCAAGACGACGCTTCAGGTCGGCGACAAGACCTACACATACTTCTCGATCCCCGAGGCGGAAAAGAACGGTCTGGACGGCGTCTCGAAGCTTCCGTTTTCACTGAAGGTCGTGCTTGAAAACCTGTTGCGCTTCGAAGACGGGCGTACAGTCACGAAGGATGACATTTTCGCCTGCGCAGAGTGGCTCAAGACGAAGAAATCGTCTCAGGAGATTTCCTATCGCCCGGCCCGCGTTCTGATGCAGGACTTTACCGGTGTTCCGGCGGTTGTAGACCTCGCGGCCATGCGCGACGCTGCGGTGAAACTCGGTGGTGACCCGGAGAAGGTCAATCCGCAAGTGCCGGTCGATCTGGTCATCGACCACTCGGTAATGGTTGATTATTTCGGCACCAAGGATGCGTTCAAGATGAACGTGGACCTTGAATATGAGCGCAACCGGGAACGCTACGAATTCCTGCGTTGGGGCCAGTCCGCATTTGACAATTTCCGCGCCGTGCCTCCCGGAACCGGTATCTGTCACCAGGTGAACCTTGAATATCTGGCGCAGACCGTCTGGACCAGGGAAGAGGGCGGTGAAACCGTCGCTTATCCGGACACGCTGGTTGGAACCGATTCTCATACGACGATGGTCAACGGGCTTGCGGTCCTTGGCTGGGGTGTCGGCGGCATCGAGGCGGAAGCGGCCATGCTCGGCCAGCCGATTTCCATGCTGATCCCGGAAGTCATCGGCTTCAAGCTGTCGGGCAAACTGAACGAGGGCATCACCGCGACCGATCTGGTGCTGCGGGTCGTCGAAATGCTCCGTCAGAAAGGCGTTGTCGGCAAATTTGTCGAATTTTACGGGCCCGGCCTCGACAATCTGAGCCTTGAAGATGCAGCGACGATTGCCAACATGGCGCCGGAATACGGCGCGACCTGCGGCTTCTTCCCGGTTGACCGTGAAACGCTGAAATACCTCGAGGCGACCGGGCGCGACAAGGACCGGGTCGCGCTTGTCGAGGAATATTCCAAGGCGCAGGGAATGTTCCGCGCAGGCGGCGAAGAGCCGGAGTTCAGCGATACGCTCGAACTCGACATCTCGACCGTTGTGCCATCGGTCTCAGGTCCGAAGCGCCCGCAAGACCGCATCAATCTCTCTGACGCGGCTACCGGTTTTGCCAAGACAATGGCCGACGAATTCAAGAAGGCGGACGAGCTGACAAAACGTGTCGCCGTTGAAGGCAAGGACCATGACCTTGGTAATGGCGACGTGGTGATTGCCGCGATTACCTCTTGCACGAACACGTCAAACCCGTCGGTTCTGATCGGCGCAGGCCTTGTCGCCCGCAATGCTCTTAAAAAGGGCCTCAACGTCAAGCCCTGGGTGAAGACATCGCTGGCGCCCGGTTCCCAGGTCGTGACCGACTATCTGGAAAAAGCGGGCTTGCAGGACGATCTCGACGCGCTCGGGTTCGATCTCGCCGGCTATGGCTGCACCACCTGCATCGGCAACTCCGGTCCGCTCGACCCGGCAATTTCGGCCGCCGTCAATGACAACGACCTGATTGCCTGTTCCGTGCTTTCGGGGAACCGGAACTTCGAAGGACGCGTCAATCCTGATGTGCGCGCCAACTACCTGGCGTCGCCGCCGCTCGTTGTTGCCTACGCGATTGCCGGCAGCCTGAACGTCAACATCACCGAAGATTCGCTCGGCGATGATCAGGACGGCAACCCGGTCTATCTGAAAGACATCTGGCCGACCACGGAAGAGATCTCCGATCTGATCCGGTCCTCCATCACCGAGGACATGTTCCGCGTCCGTTATGGCGATGTGTTCAAGGGCGACAAGCAGTGGCAGGACATCAAGGTTGAAGGTGGTCTGACCTATGGCTGGCCAGTCTCTTCCACCTACGTCCAGAACCCGCCTTACTTCGAAGGCATGACGATGGAGCCGACACCGCTCGAGGATATCGAGAACGCGGCCGTGATGGGCCTGTTCCTGGATTCCATCACCACAGATCACATCTCACCGGCCGGTGCCATCAAGTTCGACAGCCCGGCGGGCACCTATCTGTCCCAGCATCAGGTCGCGCAAAAGGATTTCAACTCCTACGGATCGCGCCGTGGCAACCACGAAGTCATGATGCGCGGCACTTTCGGCAATATCCGCATCAAGAACCAGATGGTTCCGGGTGTCGAAGGCGGCGTGACCATGAAGGACGGCAAGAAGGAATGGATCTACGATGCCTGCATGGAATACAAGGAAGCCGGCACGCCGCTGGTGATCTTTGCGGGCAAGGAGTACGGCACCGGTTCGTCCCGTGACTGGGCCGCAAAAGGCACCAAGTTGCTCGGTGTGCGCGCCGTGATCACCCAGTCCTTCGAGCGTATCCACCGGTCCAATCTTGTCGGCATGGGCGTCATCCCGCTGACCTTCAAGGACGGCGAGAGCTGGCAGTCTCATGGCATCAAGGGTACCGAGCGCGTCACGATCAAGGGCATCGCAGATATCAAGCCGCGTCAGATGATGGATGTCGAGGTTACCTACGAGGACGGCACCACCAAAACCATCGAGTGCCTGTGCCGTGTCGATACCGAGGACGAGCTGGAATACATCAAGGCCGGCGGCATTCTGCACTACGTGCTTCGGAACCTTGTCAGCAGCTAA